The Babylonia areolata isolate BAREFJ2019XMU chromosome 32, ASM4173473v1, whole genome shotgun sequence genome window below encodes:
- the LOC143276417 gene encoding uncharacterized protein LOC143276417 codes for MTFASRQIQEKCQDQHSVLFMIFVDLTEAFNTVSREGLWKILEKFGCPSKFITIVRQFHDGMMVKVLDDGDESEAFQVTNSVKQGCVLAQYGSVRTEQNMQGEMDCFSQACSNFGLTISTKKTKVMFQHAQGKTYQEPRFTLKGQNLQAVDFTYLGSTWQAKVSDTEVMEQAGLCSIDTLLQKAQARCDKLRWTNSKLGVINFGGPTPN; via the exons ATGACTTTTGCTTCTCGCCAAATTCAGGAAAAATGCCAGGATCAACACAGCGTCCTCTTCATGATCTTCGTCGATCTGACCGAGGCCTTCAATACGGTCAGCAGAGAAGGTTTGTGGAAGATAttggagaagtttggctgccccagcaagttcatcacaatTGTCAGGCAGTTCCACGACGGCATGATGGTGAAAGTTCTGGATGACggagacgagtcagaggccttTCAAGTGACAAACagcgtcaaacaaggctgcgttctcgCCCAGTACGGTTCAGTACg cacagagcagaataTGCAGggtgaaatggactgcttctcacaagcctgcaGCAACTTCggcctcaccatcagcaccaaaaagaccaaAGTTATGTTCCAGCATGCCCAAGGAAAGACATACCAGGAGCCGCGCTTCACACTGAAGGGGCAGAACCTTCAGGCAGTCgacttcacctacctgggcagcac GTGGCAGGCCAAAGTCTCCGACACGGAAGTCATGGAacaagctggcctctgcagcatcGACACCCTCctacagaaagcccaagccag GTGTGATAAACTTCGGTGGACCAACTCCAAACTAGGTGTGATAAACTTCGGTGGACCAACTCCAAACTAG